One genomic region from Candidatus Deferrimicrobiaceae bacterium encodes:
- a CDS encoding radical SAM protein, protein MTKEEFIPKWIAWEVTGRCNLNCIHCRASSSMFSHDTDFTTEEAKKLIDDITSFCSPVLVLSGGEPLLRADLFEIAKYGTDKGLRMCIATNGTLVTDDICEKMKESGIKIVSLSLDGSTAAVHDDFRKQPGAFEATLRAAETFHRNGIKFIVNSSFAKRNQHDIAETYRLAKRIGAHAWYMFMIVPTGRGQEIMDELIRKEDYEEILEWHYQMEKNETDMLVRPTCAPHYYRVRMQKAKEEGIKIQPRTLSFSTGGGKGCICAQTIAFIDSKGNVQPCSYFPVVAGNVKMQHFKEIWYHSELFESLRAFEKYKGRCGECEYLNVCGGCRARADAVLGDYLEEEPFCDYVPIRTKRRLEAAVEAGKSNRGRS, encoded by the coding sequence GTGACCAAGGAAGAATTCATTCCGAAATGGATCGCCTGGGAGGTGACCGGGCGGTGCAACCTGAACTGCATCCACTGCCGGGCGTCCTCCTCCATGTTCTCGCACGACACCGATTTCACGACGGAGGAGGCCAAGAAGTTGATCGACGACATCACCTCCTTCTGCAGCCCCGTGCTGGTCCTCTCCGGGGGGGAGCCGCTGCTGCGCGCGGACCTCTTCGAGATCGCGAAATACGGGACCGACAAGGGACTTCGGATGTGCATCGCCACGAACGGGACGCTGGTGACAGACGACATCTGCGAAAAGATGAAGGAGAGCGGGATCAAGATCGTCTCCCTGTCCCTCGACGGCTCCACGGCGGCCGTGCACGACGACTTCCGCAAGCAGCCGGGCGCCTTCGAGGCCACCCTGCGCGCCGCCGAGACGTTCCACCGCAACGGAATCAAGTTTATCGTCAACTCCTCCTTCGCCAAGCGGAACCAGCACGACATCGCGGAGACGTACCGGCTCGCCAAGAGGATCGGTGCCCACGCCTGGTACATGTTCATGATCGTCCCCACGGGCCGGGGGCAGGAGATCATGGACGAACTGATCCGCAAGGAGGATTACGAGGAGATCCTCGAGTGGCACTACCAGATGGAGAAGAACGAGACGGACATGCTCGTGCGGCCCACCTGCGCCCCCCACTACTACCGGGTCCGGATGCAGAAGGCCAAGGAGGAGGGGATCAAGATCCAGCCGAGGACGCTCTCCTTCTCCACGGGCGGAGGGAAGGGGTGCATCTGCGCGCAGACGATCGCCTTCATCGACTCGAAGGGGAACGTTCAGCCGTGCTCCTACTTCCCCGTGGTCGCGGGGAACGTGAAGATGCAGCATTTCAAGGAGATCTGGTATCACTCCGAACTGTTCGAATCGCTCCGGGCCTTCGAGAAGTACAAGGGTCGCTGCGGCGAATGCGAATATCTGAACGTCTGCGGCGGTTGCCGCGCCCGGGCCGACGCCGTCCTGGGGGATTATCTCGAGGAGGAGCCGTTCTGCGACTACGTCCCCATCCGCACGAAACGCCGGCTGGAAGCGGCGGTCGAAGCGGGTAAGTCAAACCGGGGACGTTCTTAA
- the hemE gene encoding uroporphyrinogen decarboxylase yields MAEYRFLRACRREPVDVTPVWIMRQAGRYLPEYQKIRGKNSFLTMCKTPELAAEVTIQPVERLGVDAAILFSDILIPVEMMGVPLDFHDGKGPILGKQIKGQADVDTLVVPDPADKVPFVMEAIRILRKAFEGKVPLIGFSGLPFTLASYIVEGGTSRNFIKLKTLMYQAPDVFRSLMGKIAQTVVAYLNAQIEAGAQAVQVFDTWAGILTPGDYEKYALPYTREVVESLRRDGVPVIHYANDCATLLPAIRTLPVDVIAVDWRIPLDQAAEAVGGNVALQGNMDPTMLFLPPEQIEECVRDVLHRGQSAASHIFNLGHGILPPTNPEHAVAMVEAVHRLGRKG; encoded by the coding sequence ATGGCAGAGTACCGATTCCTGAGAGCGTGCCGGCGCGAGCCGGTCGACGTGACTCCCGTCTGGATCATGCGGCAGGCGGGGAGGTACCTTCCGGAGTACCAGAAGATCCGGGGGAAGAACTCGTTCCTCACGATGTGCAAGACGCCGGAGCTGGCAGCGGAAGTGACGATCCAACCGGTCGAACGGCTCGGCGTGGACGCGGCGATCCTCTTCTCCGACATCCTCATCCCCGTGGAGATGATGGGGGTCCCCCTCGATTTCCATGACGGAAAAGGGCCGATTCTGGGGAAGCAGATCAAGGGGCAGGCCGATGTCGACACCCTCGTCGTCCCCGACCCGGCCGACAAGGTGCCCTTCGTGATGGAGGCGATCCGGATCCTCCGGAAGGCGTTCGAGGGGAAAGTCCCGCTCATCGGTTTTTCCGGCCTCCCGTTCACCCTCGCCTCCTACATCGTGGAGGGAGGCACCTCCCGGAACTTCATCAAGCTCAAGACCCTCATGTACCAGGCCCCGGACGTTTTCCGCTCGCTCATGGGGAAGATCGCCCAGACGGTCGTCGCCTACCTCAACGCCCAGATCGAGGCCGGCGCGCAGGCGGTCCAGGTCTTCGACACCTGGGCGGGGATCCTGACGCCCGGGGACTACGAGAAGTACGCGCTGCCATACACCCGCGAGGTGGTGGAATCGCTGCGGCGCGACGGCGTTCCGGTCATCCACTATGCCAACGACTGCGCGACCCTCCTTCCCGCCATCCGGACCCTCCCGGTCGACGTCATCGCGGTCGACTGGAGGATCCCGCTCGACCAGGCCGCGGAGGCGGTGGGGGGAAACGTCGCTCTCCAGGGAAACATGGACCCGACGATGCTCTTCCTCCCGCCGGAGCAGATCGAGGAGTGCGTGCGCGACGTTCTCCACCGCGGGCAGTCCGCCGCCTCCCACATCTTCAACCTGGGACACGGCATCCTTCCGCCGACCAACCCCGAGCACGCGGTCGCCATGGTGGAAGCGGTCCACCGGCTCGGAAGGAAGGGGTGA